The genome window ctTTGATGACTgttattcattaatattcattACTGAATAACAGTCATTCAGGGAGCAGCAAATCAGAACAAGTGCATTTGATgatgtgtaaatattttacttagtaagggatgaatattgaattcattttgatgAGCTGGGTGTAGTGATGTTCTACATAGAACTCAGATAATGGGACATCTCTTCATTCCTTACTTTCCAAATAAGCATGGCATGGTTCTTGTTATTCTTGTGAATGTGTCATTTTCAGGATTGACTGGTGTTTCTTGCCAGGtcatttgtaatgtttttgaGTGTagcatatattttcataataaataaatattttgaaaataaattttatttacaataatatttcagGTCCTAGTTAATTTGGATACTGATGTTTTTCTGTATGAATTTGAGCACATACCTGCTGCAGTAAAAGAGAAATCTAATTTATCTCCAAGAAATAGAAGAAAGTCACCAGGAAGTATTCGCCAAAATTCACCAGCTTCTTTCTCTTCACGCTTAACACCTTGCAGAGCTGATGGTAGAAGCACTGGTTATCAGTCAATggctcaaagaaaaaattatggcaGTCACCAGCAAAAGTTTCCTTCTGTTAGAATACTACATTCTTCCTGTGCTAGTATGTACAATctactgtgttttattttttatatctgtttgttattcttttacatataaaaaagaatagcTTGATGGATCATGACAAATTACAGAGTATTAATTGTGCCCAAGCAGAACCAGCTGAAACAATTTCCAGTGTCAGATCACTCAAGCTTTTGGAGTCCCtccaaaataattatgtttataagtagGTGAAGTAGATGACTGCACTTTTGTACTAATAGTGAATTTTATTGTGGCTTATTATCGTAAAGCATctgtatatacattatatacatatattatatattaagcaAAATCCTCACCACCTgacatattacaattttatataaaaaactgaaaaattacctCAGCAGTATTTGaagttattgtttattgtaaatttttaatttctcaagttTTTAGTTACtgcttatttattgaaaaataaacttaaaatatatttttacatcaagaataaaattgttttttttttgtaactggtaATTTTCCCCCCTCTGCTTCCAGAGATTGGCAAAATCAGGCCAAGTGAAAATGGAaacttttgtaacattttatatgaTCTTTAAGAAGTTTTATCTCAATATCACTAGTTATTCtagaaatgtttaagaaaattataaactaatgaaTACAATGACGGTTAAATGGagaactttgattttttttaactttaagcaTTACTCCCATTAATAATTAGTGTGAAGGAAGTGGAAGGGTATTAGCTAATCTTAAGCtacataatattcattaaaacacctacattatatgtatttaaaagtatatgaaataCCTGTATTTTATGAATCTGTTGTATATATGAAATTGACATGTGTACTGTCACTAAGTTCTAAAACACAAGCCACCAATTAGTCACAATCAAGTACTGTTGCGGGAGTGTTGAACAACTCTTAATAGCAATATGATTAATTAGTTGCACCAAACTtacagctgatgttattttaaatgtcagtGCTTCCTTTTGTCAGCATTCAAAGCctggtattaaattttatactaaccctgttcctaatttaaaaaaaaataagattacatcGAATCATGATTTTCATACCTATAAacttttctgattattttcatattgaaaaaatgttaccatgcaagattttatgaaaatatagttttctgattgcttgataattattattttaatctaaaatttgaataattaattttaataaaaaaaaaaaaaaaagttttcttcaataggaattttattttggtcgaactttttttatcttttttgtattataaccAAATTGGATACCCATTATGGATTACCAATCTTTCAGcactaatctttttaaaaatatcttctgcaTTAAAGATTAGATTAATACCAGTTTGATTcagacccaatttttttttttaatgattattttgcaCATAAGGTAAGATTTTTGTTTGGTAATATTGAATGAAATAtgtatagcatatgaaaaatgccaagcctgattgGGACCTTCCAGCTTCTATATTTACTTTTCTCtttattctcaaaaatataattaacatgaTACATTTGAAATAGATGTTAATGTTCAATGAGCATGAaataatacttgtattttttgtgaatttggtgtttgtactttttaatttgttgatagTATATAACAgcagatattaattaattttctaacattttgGAAGTATgtatataatagtgtattttcaaatatatttgaacctaagtattttataaaatttcaaatcaattagtttaactattcattttaatagtagaaaaataaaattaaaaaaaaaaaaaaaaattacatattttaaagaaatatatttttaaataactaaacaagaggtaaatattacaaattaaaaacacaattgccaaataaaaatcattgctttttaatataggataatataattaaaaaacgtgTGGGTGGCAATTAtgtatatagtaaattattttttttaaatttataaacatacatatttatttagctTATGACACTCCTAGTAACAAAGGATTCCAATagagggtcatacatctaaattgatTCAGCCGTTGAGCAGCtatggtggaacatacatacaccttAAAAGCATGTAGattcactcctttttgggcagtcgtgtaaaaatatagtaacttatttaataaataatttgatacaattatagaatgtaataatttatttaagttatttaacaaaaatgttttatgttcttTAACAATTGTGGTGTCCTAAATATTTAAGACATTCTATATTACCATACAATACACAACAGACATTACCATTTATTATACCAGAACATTcaaatcaaaatcttttaaaaacaatacataaatgtaagtcaaatacattaatataaatacataaacaataaatacaatatatagcATTATACAAAATGCTAGGTACTGTAAGTTTAATATTCAAGTAGCATATTGGTTAAAGTGTATAAACCTTTGGCTACAGTTGGTTTGACTTAGAAAAATTTgtggatgaaaataatttgtcaagGCAGGATGCAGTGTTTTGCAACTTAATATCAAAGATCACAGTGCTaatcattaaataacattatagaataaattttgatCATAATTTGCTCTGCTGTTTATCTGCCCTTCTTCCtgctgttttaaaaaacaaagcacTTTTTCTGTTTCTGATGTACTTATTGGACAGCTTTGTAAAAAGAGATTCTCTTAGAAAAACacgtaacaaaaattttacaaatgggattaatttttgtcaaaattgtttGATATGTTGAAGTTAACCCAAGTTATTTGAGGAGTATAGCCTTCTGCTACGTCTTATATTTATCAATTCTTCTCTTCCTTTTATGCAACAGGAACACTTACTCTATTTAAGAACCTACGGtcaaagtttttcaaatttaggGTTGTTATAAGCTAGTattatttaaacgattaaaagtGAAATAGCTACAAAAACACgtcaaattaaatgttttattattttgacatttttttatttttagcgatAAATTTGCCTATGTAACTAACAGATTATTCTTATTGAatgatttgaaaatgtttttgaaatataagtataaaacttTGTTcattatacaggtgattcaaaaaaacgggatatttaaaaaattaaataacgttaatgaaacatttttttagaaaatgaattttatttcatgtaattgtacagatgttgccattttaggatacatacattttagtttattttttaaagatgacatcttgcaggtgacctcctcttctacgtaaacactcacgaagtctcttcgttaaattgttcatggtttgacgtaacatctcaactggaatttctgcaattgcttctcggatctttgccttcagttcttccgttgtagcaggtctactgtggaacactttgcttataaggtgaccccacaaaaagtaatcgcaagctgagagatcaggcgatctgggaggccatctaatgtcaccatttcgtgaaatgacacgttgtccaaacaattggcgtacagctgccatcgatattcgtgcagtatgtgacgttgctctgtcttgttgaccaggctgtgttaagaattggtggaaatctcttttgttgttccacaacaaaggtttcaagcacggctatgTAACGAGCTGACGTCACTGTAAttgcaagaccgttgtcatcctcaaaaaaataagggcctataacatcgtaagatgacatagcacaccacatggTCACTTTCTGGcagtgcaacggacgctggtgtagctgcgtaggattttcttgtgcccagtatctgaaattttgcttgttaacaaatctactgaggtggaaatgcgcttcgtctgacatctacagttcgtgaacaaactcttcgttatcatttatcttctgaagcattacattacagaattgtgcttgcacaactgcatcgttcggtttcagttcctagatgatctgcaacttgtatggatggtattgctagtccttcactaacattcttcgaacacttgaactatgcaattgtaaagatgctgagagacgacggattaccgatgtggacttcgtgtgacagcatcttgtaaagcttgaacattctgtggtgtacatacggttcgctcacggcctggaggtttctttttcattgccgaaccagtttcctcaaaattagatatccatgttttaattgcatgtgctgattgAACAAGGTCGTGCCGTCCCCGATTAAAATGATGGTGAAATTCTCTAcgtgctccctccacactgtcattgtttttgtaaaacgctttgatagcaaatgcacgttgcgcaccactccaaggatccatgacaactaaatggcagttAGGTTAGAGAGgttggcgccacttatcaagtggtaccaatcgcccatggctaccaacacaactttcaaaatttcccgtttctttgaatcatcctgtataactagtttcattaattttttttagatatactgGTTAGAAATTATTGGTAAATGAAATTATGATGTTTGTTACAGCAGTTATATTAGTTGTggtattctgtttttaaataaatattatgattaaacaatttacaaaattgtgattttttaactctaatttcaaaatatgataaaatactgATATAATTCCTCTCCtgtaaattttctgtaaactAAATCAAATTCATTTCAAGTAAAATTCAACTTGCACAAATGTTTCCAGAACATAATCCTATAAGGACTTTTGTTTGtgtaatttactattaatttttggTCCCaggtaaaagttttctttttagtttatataattataaaactttgataTGCTTTATGTTCAAATTACctataactacaaaaaattcaGTGATACTACAAAACAGCTCTTGCTACGTTTATAGTGTGCATATGCACGTTTGTTgtgaatattttacacaaattcaGATAAGAATTTTATTGATGAAGTGTTTTTTATGATTACCTATcctataaatatacattttatttacaatgttatttataatattaaaagcaatatttattttatttctgtctttCTTTTAGGTAACCAGTTAAATTATGAAGACCATGAAGAATTGGTGTTGAAATGTAGTGATCATAAAAACTACAGAAAGGAACAAAGAATGAAAGCACTTTCAAAACGTTGTTGTACAttaccaaaaataagaaataaagatgCTTATCATGATACAACAAATGCAGTTCTTTTAACTGCTTTAAAagaggtatatttttattattattattattgttataaagttACATTGTACAATACTCTtcttagtgttatttttttttttttttagttaatcagATTGttctcagaaaattaaattaatagcatTCATAATACCTTGAGTATGTAACAAATCATAGTACTATACCATTCATTATTTATCATGTGACTACACATGTTGGATTTTTgacattttgaaaatgaaaaaaggggataaaaacattactataaaaaaggggttaatacttttttattttcaagaattgtgacttaaaaaaaaccaaaatttttttcaaaatggtttttatttacttgttatacAGATTAATCAGATTTATCCCCTTCACAATTGGGTCCTCCATTGTTAATATACTGCTTCCTAGCATTTTCAACACTTTTGTGATATATTGTGGTATGTGTTTCATGTAGTAACGTACtagattaaatatttcttctgtCATCTTGAAATGGCCTTCCTTTCAAGGTGGATTTCACCTTTAAAAAGTAGGAAAGAAGTCCACAGAAGCAAAATGAGGATGGAGTACAACAGTTGTGTTACTCTTAGGCTTACCATACATCTAGGATTAGCCCGAACAGTACTGCTTTTTTAGTGCTGTCTGGGGTTTGAGAATTTTGTAACTggcgagaattttttttttaattttaagacctatatgttcgacattgcatttttaaacattctcttatggcCATCTATCTCTCAGCTGACCTTGGAGCAAGTGCTGACGTCAACTTTGATGGAGGTGTGGCTACTGGTCTCACCACAATGTCTTATTTAGTCATTTGGACAACACAACAGGAGCAATgtgtttatgttattttcatgtgTGAAGTAACCCATCTAcacgtttttgatcattttatctctattcattttttgtctcattgtttagcaatgggcaaaaaaatgtgtgtttagTGTTAACCTGCAacaagaatacaaatttttgaaattgtgtaatgacagtaacaatgaacttatttattgcacactatgtactggaAAATTTTCTTTGCACATAAAGcaaagggtgatattgaagaccacatgaaaacagctaaaaataggagtgctattaatgctactcctttagcaaacataagagatttttttttaaagccaaaacggggaataacaataacagtaatcTGGAGTATGCTGCTAttgaagctacattttcataccacattGCTAGACAcaaactcagtttcaaaacatcagactgaacatctaaactaaaaattatttgggTCATAaattatatgacccaaaattttcatctgctagaaccaaaacagAGGCAactattgttaatgttatttcatcatttatatttgataatatgttgtattctttggaaaacattaattatgtaacattaaCGGTGGATAGcccaaacagaagtgaagtaaaacttgttctgaTTGTTATAAGATATTTCAGTtgaggagggaattcaagttaaacttttaaattttgatgaagtgtcaggtgaaactgctcagCGTTTGACTCTGTATTTTTgcagtgtataaaaaaattcaaatttaagaaaagttgataactgctgataacactaacagtaattttggtggtcatgaagagaaaagggaatgaatatgttttcagaaaagttcactgatttagatagacctattttaggaattggttatTCAGCCCACTTTGTACACAATTCATTATGAACAACATGTGATTCTTTACCCCaggacatagaagttattgttataaaaatttataaatattttctcatatatacagtaagagtaatgaaact of Lycorma delicatula isolate Av1 chromosome 9, ASM4794821v1, whole genome shotgun sequence contains these proteins:
- the LOC142330264 gene encoding uncharacterized protein LOC142330264 isoform X2, with protein sequence MLFQHHLIKPSKQFAMTHTGEIKKMLITSILSHYLITAGADGIIYCFKLTEPQSTPVIKCPHGSSVTSFVVTKHGYILSGCDDGRLRIWDSTTGLLLRVIRPSANLRPIRNVHYLYNQGEDRVLVNLDTDVFLYEFEHIPAAVKEKSNLSPRNRRKSPGSIRQNSPASFSSRLTPCRADGRSTGYQSMAQRKNYGSHQQKFPSVRILHSSCASNQLNYEDHEELVLKCSDHKNYRKEQRMKALSKRCCTLPKIRNKDAYHDTTNAVLLTALKENPRIAEAAVSLIVPPKQSP